The nucleotide window AGTAGGCAATGGCGCTCTCGTAAGTTCGCCATGGTGAGACCTACTCTCCCATGGACTGTGCTTAGGTAGGCATGTTCAACCAGCTTCTTTGGGTATTGTTGACTGTTCAGTAGGTTCACTGGATAGTGGCCCTGTATCCTGCCTCGGAACTCTTGTACATCATCTGAGTTAGCCTGAAGATTGATAACACTAGTCTTCTCTGGCTCTGTCCTGCACTCTCTTCTCGCTGAGCAGTTTAACAAGATTCAGTTCTTGCTTAGACAAAGGTGCAGTTTTTGTGCTGGTTTTCCTCGTGCAGACGTTGAAAAAGAACTGCTCAATCAACATGCACAACCTTATGTAGTAGCAGAATTTGTCAAGTAGAGCATCTAGTTCATCAGTTGCAGTTGCTGCTAATGCCAGAGCAAAGATTTCACAACTTGCTTTGGCTTCTGGCATTGTCTCTGAAGAAGCACTTGTCACAAGATTTGGTGGGCATTCCTCTTTCTTTGTAAGCCACTGAGGCCCTTTCCACCACAACAGGTTGTTGGTCACTTGTCCTCCTCAATTCGTGGATCGATGGGATACTCTTATAGCTCCGGCGATTTAAAGCAAGCAAGAATTTCCTTGACTGATGTAAAGGAGAACTCGAGTTGAAGACTTGATTGATTCAAAGTTTAATGTTGTTACAAAACTCTCACGTCACAccgtgaaaactgaaaattatgaaaaattgaagttacaaatatgaaaaatcaataaaactaaaagcaaataaattacaagcCAAATAGTAAGAAGCGCAACAAAGAAAAACGATTATTTACAAGCGAAAGCGTAAGGCTTAATCGGCAAACTTGCAACTTGCAACAATTGATACAacaagaataatttaaataccTGTGTGCAGCTTTTATCCCCGGAGCATtggacaaataaaaaacaacttcTTTGACTCGGAACTTCTTAACTTAAGCATCTTCTTGGCTTAACAAATTCGTGCTCAGCATTAACTATAAAAAACGatgtaagagaaaaacaacGACAAGTGATTATTGCGATGTTTGTGCGATGTACGCGCGATATCGACACAACATGCTATTCTTTCAAAATGGAGGAGCCCGCAGTACAGGAGTTAAGTCAGCAATTAGGCTAGTATTAAGATTGCCGTTACACTTTCACAAAATTATTATGATATTTAGACAAACTAAAATAATCATCAGTAATTTTAAGTTAGTTAAATTCACTCTCTTTCGGTAGATTCAAATTCAAAAAGTAGGACCACCTTCTGTACTGTTCATATATATCGATATGTACGACGTGGGAATTCATGCAAGTAAAGGTAACTGCGTACTTCTTCATTTCTCTTCTGCCTTCCTTAATCATGAACGGTCCAAAGCAGTCCATACCAAAGTATGTGAAAGGGGGTGATGGTTCAATTCTATCCAATGGAAGGTTAGCCATCTTTTGATCTTCAAGTGGTCGTCGTCTTTGACGTCTGCAGTTTACGCATTTGTGAATACGCGAAGAAACTGCAGAAGATAAAGAAAGGACCCATATTCCATTCGAATGGATTTCATTCATGGTTAATCCATTTCCTTGGTGCTTTGCTTTCTTGTGGTAGCGATCAATTATTAGTGCGGTGACGTGGTGAGCTTTCGGTAAGATGACAGGATGTCTCTGTTCGAAGGGAAAAGATGCTTGTTGTAATCTTCCACCCACTCTCAAGATGCCGTATTCGTCGAGGAAAGGATCTAGTCTTATTAATGGACCGTTCTTGGCGAGCTTGTGATTTCCTCCCTTAGCACTTAGAATTATGATTTCTTCTTTAAAGGTACAGCGTTGCATGGCTTTAAAAATTGCGAATTCGGCCTCTTGTATTTCTGTTAGCGTTCTGTGTATGCTGGTTGGCTTGTTCCTTTGAATGAGCCGTCTTAAGTAAGTAACAACTGCAACTGCTTTTTGCCAGTCGAAAAATTTTGATATACAGTTGACCATACTGAATTCATCTTGTTTCTTCACGGTAGTGAATATGGTTGCCTTAACTTCTGGATCTCCAATTTGTAGAACCAgactttcttctttgttgtaTGGGATCTCCTTTTCCCACAGGAACCTTGGTCCGCTGAACCAATTGGATTTCACGAGTTCTTCAGCAGTTCTTCCTCTGGAAGCATGATCGGCTGGGTTATTCTTGGTGTCCATGTAACGCCACTGCTCTATTTTAGTTCGTATCGTGATCTCTTGCACTCTGTTAGCGACAAAGGTGTGAAATCGTTTCGCTTCGTTTTTAGTGTACCCCAAGACCACTTTGGAATCAGTCCAAAAGAACTCTGTAAGATTGGGATAACATAGCTCTTCTTGGATCTTCGTTCACA belongs to Acropora muricata isolate sample 2 chromosome 9, ASM3666990v1, whole genome shotgun sequence and includes:
- the LOC136928755 gene encoding uncharacterized protein; the encoded protein is MDTKNNPADHASRGRTAEELVKSNWFSGPRFLWEKEIPYNKEESLVLQIGDPEVKATIFTTVKKQDEFSMVNCISKFFDWQKAVAVVTYLRRLIQRNKPTSIHRTLTEIQEAEFAIFKAMQRCTFKEEIIILSAKGGNHKLAKNGPLIRLDPFLDEYGILRVGGRLQQASFPFEQRHPVILPKAHHVTALIIDRYHKKAKHQGNGLTMNEIHSNGIWVLSLSSAVSSRIHKCVNCRRQRRRPLEDQKMANLPLDRIEPSPPFTYFGMDCFGPFMIKEGRREMKKYAVTFTCMNSHVVHIDIYEQYRRWSYFLNLNLPKESEFN